From Chiloscyllium punctatum isolate Juve2018m chromosome 39, sChiPun1.3, whole genome shotgun sequence, one genomic window encodes:
- the LOC140464050 gene encoding inward rectifier potassium channel 16-like, with product MNFINLNYQTVSSEDDQRKFLKNGCYIQVNKRRYRKRFLRKDGNCNIHFKRAFGEWESYFSDIFTTLIDLKWRQMFLIFSLSYILSWLFFGFVYWITAVAHGDLQIEEENHVPCVVEVHSFTAAFLFSIETQTTIGYGSRCVTEECPFAVSMVTFQSVISCLINTFIIGVVVAKMSKARKRAQTIRFSNNAVIAVRNGKLCMMWRIGDFRESHIIEGTVRAQLLQFKEYDDNKLSMEYQDLYIVMGNIILISPVTIVHEINENSPLYELSKKDLAEGDFEIIVTFVYSEDSTGNTHQSRSSYTPLEILWGHRFNEVLKDKPSYYKVNYSQFHKTQEVTTPECSAKELYSTPEHSINVLTVAGLDSEDGKCESTVIPNNNGENSEEQYVYPKLEFTFRNLSMESEL from the coding sequence ATGAATTTCATCAATTTAAATTATCAAACTGTGAGTTctgaagatgatcagaggaagtTTCTAAAAAATGGTTGCTACATACAAGTCAACAAAAGGCGATACAGAAAACGGTTTCTCCGCAAAGATGGAAACTGCAACATCCATTTTAAACGTGCATTTGGCGAATGGGAAAGTTACTTTTCCGACATTTTCACAACACTCATTGATCTCAAATGGAGACAAATGTTTCTGATCTTCTCCTTGTCCTATATATTGTCATGGCTCTTTTTCGGTTTTGTTTATTGGATCACAGCGGTTGCCCATGGAGATTTGCAGATTGAAGAAGAAAATCATGTGCCCTGTGTTGTTGAAGTTCACAGCTTCACTGCTGCTTTCCTGTTCTCGATTGAAACGCAAACAACTATTGGCTATGGATCTCGCTGTGTGACAGAAGAGTGCCCTTTTGCTGTTTCCATGGTGACTTTCCAATCAGTGATAAGTTGTTTAATTAACACCTTTATCATTGGTGTTGTAGTAGCCAAAATGTCTAAAGCCAGAAAGAGAGCTCAAACAATCAGATTTAGTAATAATGCAGTGATAGCAGTAAGAAATGGGAAACTATGCATGATGTGGCGTATTGGAGATTTCCGTGAGAGTCATATCATTGAGGGTACTGTTAGAGCTCAATTACTCCAATTTAAGGAATACGATGACAATAAGCTGTCCATGGAATACCAGGACTTGTATATAGTCATGGGCAATATCATTCTCATTAGTCCTGTCACTATTGTACATGAAATCAATGAAAACAGTCCACTCTATGAGCTTAGTAAGAAAGATTTAGCTGAAGGCGACTTTGAAATCATAGTTACATTTGTCTATTCTGAGGACTCAACAGGTAATACTCATCAGTCTCGAAGTTCATACACTCCTCTGGAAATCTTATGGGGTCACCGCTTTAATGAAGTTCTCAAAGACAAGCCAAGTTACTATAAAGTTAACTATTCCCAGTTTCACAAAACTCAAGAAGTGACAACACCAGAATGCAGTGCCAAGGAATTGTATTCCACACCAGAACATAGCATCAATGTCCTCACGGTAGCTGgattggacagtgaagatggaaAGTGTGAGAGCACAGTCATTCCAAATAATAATGGAGAGAACAGTGAAGAACAATATGTGTACCCAAAGCTGGAATTTACATTCAGAAACCTCTCTATGGAGTCAGAACTATGA